One genomic region from Arthrobacter pigmenti encodes:
- the cpaB gene encoding Flp pilus assembly protein CpaB → MSASTRPANPLSTRVRSFLFRKRRLLAAGVLCVAAGVAVEALLPAEAETTPVVAAAADLPVGSIITADQLALVHLPREAVPKHAYSSAELVTGQQLATPVYAGDVIAENFLVGEGLLAGTDKGTVAVPLRPADASTVQLLSPGQRVDVVLSTGNGFEVSGKNTVIAKGLPILWTSEEPASGPFSPAGSQQDGLVVVAANPDEAATLAGASSSGQVHLVLTGGG, encoded by the coding sequence ATGAGCGCATCAACCAGACCAGCCAATCCGCTTTCAACCCGGGTACGGTCCTTCCTCTTCCGTAAACGGCGGCTGCTCGCGGCCGGCGTGCTGTGCGTGGCCGCCGGCGTTGCCGTCGAAGCGCTCCTGCCTGCTGAAGCGGAGACCACACCCGTGGTAGCGGCCGCCGCGGATCTTCCTGTGGGCAGCATCATCACGGCTGACCAGCTCGCACTGGTACACCTGCCGAGGGAGGCAGTTCCGAAGCACGCATACTCGTCGGCTGAGCTCGTGACAGGTCAGCAGCTGGCAACCCCCGTATACGCCGGAGATGTGATTGCCGAGAACTTCCTCGTTGGTGAGGGGCTGTTGGCGGGAACGGACAAGGGCACCGTCGCCGTGCCGCTCCGGCCGGCCGATGCCTCGACCGTCCAGTTGCTCTCGCCCGGACAGCGCGTGGACGTGGTCCTCAGTACGGGAAACGGCTTTGAAGTCTCAGGCAAGAACACCGTGATCGCGAAGGGCCTTCCCATCCTCTGGACCTCGGAGGAACCGGCCAGCGGGCCGTTCTCCCCCGCCGGCAGTCAGCAAGACGGCCTGGTTGTCGTAGCGGCCAACCCGGATGAAGCGGCAACACTCGCGGGCGCATCAAGCAGCGGTCAGGTACACCTTGTGCTCACCGGAGGCGGCTAA
- a CDS encoding DUF4011 domain-containing protein, which yields MPIWSRSGREAVGKRTTVPVQDAGDSAEDFLIPWLRRLGPHAGIDTLLHFTPSRANSIDLTHAHPSGLAQLLAGRRTRLSTLLRDADQYAAAMKAARLLRAKVYELASERGIDVGYLAAGTASWRTMADDGRTDSLTAPVLLTAVTLTVHASQDDYELQLTEHARLNPALVRTLRTDHGIECDADAIARLAYSTARFDPHPVLDKLRMLTDNVRGMTIEHHILVSTFADLADVGADPAISPEHPLLSALMDAAREGIEARSDAEAPTRETPLDDRHPSSEFLILDADPGQQRVLDAVAAGGSVVVSSPPGTGQTQTALNAAAALAEQGKSVLVVAERRGTLNQFVQELDAVNLGSLVLQLSANSTPPQLTDQLVRAIVRNEKAVKPQLDSLHETLVSHRHKLLDHVRSLHNVRSRWGCSPYQAMQSLAELTSLNPAPATTVRLKRSVMDSIPNRAELTARLRRAAELGGFSKEATQSPWYGAKLRNRKETEDAHGLAVDLARDIPLLRDKVRAVAEHSHIELGVTFEEWGGQLDLLVAVRASLDKFTPDIFDRPVTDLISATASSSWRRERTIEMSSMTRSRLRRVAKEYVRPGVHIADLHESLVEVQEQRTLWTKYATTERHPSVPTGLAEINNFYRKVDGQLREITGILAGTAGAPKLAKMPVEKLIDHLAALARDKQSLATLPERTLLIDEMRENGLGELLDDLAAREVGPRQVGGELELAWWQSALEAMISGDDYLAMSDGESLRRLEAEYRLADNAHVASGAGRIRWALAERWQAALETMPAEAEQLRALLRDGAPDLEALSVRADELVTALMPVWAASPLVLPLVLPEGKTFDAVIVLDAESISLQSVVPALARSRQVIAFGDDQLDGPRSFTVSVENGRRATPEHLPSAFTALGAVLPSLPLREVYRGVDKALTSFLSERFYDGSLTRLPSGSEVTGAARALTVEYLPDGTGMPSADHDGVESVAAEVTRAVDLVFEHIRSRPSYSLAVVTASARHAQRVGEAVRFAMADAPWAADFFKPGRESFRVVPIDRAAGLTRDAVIFSLGFGRTPHGRALHNFGPLSVPGGRGTFVTALTRARYRLHVLTCFRPEDLDPERLGHGALDFYELLRRELSGGEQQSTSTPVDSTNEDPLVADLIERLRNRGGNVSAHPEGVLDIVATGSRLGSDGDDPDQYVPPMAIESDGTERYRALTVRERSRLRPQLLERMGWRYMPLWTIEVFTDPEGCADLVGRYLGLADGNGLAAGNGNNMNSGTPNGTPAEDDVRAAGDIRAAGEAPATEGVVGSDGQAQEESPEQEGQDSLAAQPSSAASTSSGAHGDVIPQRAAEDDPRAWNDEDGNHDEWLKEQKPPHWS from the coding sequence ATGCCTATCTGGTCAAGATCAGGTCGTGAGGCCGTAGGGAAGAGGACAACCGTGCCAGTGCAGGACGCCGGGGACTCCGCTGAGGATTTCCTGATCCCATGGCTGCGCAGGCTTGGACCGCACGCGGGCATCGATACTCTGCTCCACTTCACCCCCTCGCGAGCCAACAGCATCGATCTCACTCACGCCCACCCTTCGGGTCTCGCCCAGCTGCTTGCCGGGCGGCGCACCCGCCTGTCAACACTGTTGCGGGACGCGGACCAGTATGCGGCAGCGATGAAGGCCGCGCGGCTGCTGCGGGCGAAGGTATACGAGCTTGCCTCCGAGCGAGGCATCGATGTCGGCTACCTCGCCGCGGGAACCGCCTCGTGGCGCACTATGGCCGACGACGGCCGGACTGACTCGCTGACCGCTCCGGTCCTCCTCACGGCAGTGACGCTGACGGTTCATGCGTCCCAGGATGACTACGAGCTCCAGCTCACCGAGCATGCGCGGCTGAACCCCGCCCTGGTCCGCACCCTGCGCACGGATCACGGCATTGAATGCGACGCCGATGCTATTGCGCGCCTGGCATACAGCACCGCCCGGTTCGATCCGCATCCAGTGCTGGACAAGCTCCGGATGCTCACGGACAACGTCCGTGGAATGACCATCGAGCACCACATCCTGGTCTCAACCTTCGCTGACCTTGCCGACGTGGGGGCGGATCCTGCCATTAGCCCCGAGCACCCGCTCCTTTCGGCGCTCATGGACGCCGCGCGGGAGGGCATCGAAGCGCGCTCGGACGCGGAGGCTCCCACCCGCGAGACGCCCCTCGATGACAGGCATCCTTCCTCCGAGTTCCTCATTCTCGACGCAGATCCGGGACAGCAGCGTGTCCTGGACGCCGTCGCCGCCGGTGGATCCGTCGTCGTTTCCTCGCCTCCGGGGACAGGACAGACCCAAACTGCGCTCAACGCCGCAGCGGCGCTCGCCGAGCAGGGCAAGAGCGTTCTTGTGGTCGCCGAACGCCGCGGAACACTGAATCAGTTTGTACAGGAACTCGACGCGGTCAACCTTGGCTCACTTGTGCTCCAGCTAAGTGCCAACAGCACCCCACCGCAGCTGACCGACCAACTCGTCCGAGCTATCGTGCGGAACGAGAAAGCGGTGAAACCGCAACTCGATTCGCTGCATGAGACGCTCGTGTCCCACCGCCACAAACTGCTTGACCACGTCCGTTCCCTGCACAACGTTCGATCGCGCTGGGGGTGCTCGCCGTACCAGGCGATGCAGTCCCTCGCGGAGCTCACCTCTCTGAACCCAGCGCCCGCAACCACCGTCCGGCTGAAGCGCAGCGTCATGGACAGTATTCCCAACAGGGCGGAACTCACAGCGCGGCTTCGCCGGGCGGCAGAGCTCGGTGGTTTCAGTAAGGAAGCGACCCAGAGCCCCTGGTATGGCGCCAAGCTCCGCAACCGCAAGGAAACCGAAGACGCTCACGGTCTCGCCGTCGATCTTGCGCGTGACATACCGCTGTTGCGGGACAAAGTGCGTGCCGTCGCCGAGCACTCGCATATCGAGCTCGGTGTCACCTTCGAGGAATGGGGCGGGCAGCTCGACCTCCTGGTCGCCGTGCGGGCAAGCCTCGACAAATTCACGCCCGACATATTTGACCGTCCGGTTACGGACCTGATCTCGGCGACTGCTTCCTCGTCCTGGCGTCGCGAGCGGACGATCGAGATGAGCTCGATGACACGCTCCCGGCTGCGCCGTGTGGCAAAGGAGTACGTCCGGCCGGGCGTGCACATCGCAGACCTGCACGAGTCTCTGGTCGAGGTGCAGGAGCAGCGGACCCTGTGGACGAAATACGCCACCACCGAACGGCACCCTTCCGTGCCTACCGGCCTCGCCGAGATCAACAATTTCTACCGGAAGGTAGACGGCCAGCTCCGCGAAATAACGGGGATACTGGCAGGCACAGCGGGTGCACCAAAACTCGCGAAGATGCCCGTGGAGAAGCTGATAGACCATCTTGCTGCCCTGGCACGCGACAAACAGAGTCTTGCAACCCTGCCCGAGCGCACCCTTCTCATCGACGAAATGCGCGAGAACGGGCTCGGAGAGCTGCTGGATGACCTCGCGGCGCGCGAGGTGGGCCCCCGGCAGGTCGGCGGGGAACTGGAACTGGCGTGGTGGCAGTCCGCACTCGAGGCAATGATCAGCGGTGATGATTACCTCGCTATGTCCGACGGCGAAAGTCTGCGCAGGCTCGAGGCCGAGTACCGGCTGGCGGATAATGCCCACGTCGCTTCCGGCGCGGGCAGGATCCGGTGGGCGCTCGCTGAACGCTGGCAGGCCGCGCTGGAAACCATGCCCGCGGAAGCCGAACAGCTGCGGGCTCTTTTGCGCGACGGCGCCCCGGACCTTGAGGCACTGAGCGTCCGCGCCGATGAACTGGTGACCGCGCTCATGCCCGTGTGGGCAGCGAGCCCCCTGGTTCTTCCGCTGGTACTCCCTGAGGGAAAGACCTTCGACGCCGTTATTGTGCTCGATGCGGAGTCGATCTCCCTGCAGTCGGTTGTGCCCGCGCTTGCCCGGTCGCGGCAGGTCATAGCCTTCGGCGACGACCAGCTTGACGGGCCCCGCAGCTTCACGGTCTCGGTCGAAAACGGGCGCCGCGCCACACCCGAGCACCTGCCCAGCGCCTTCACCGCGCTCGGTGCGGTCCTGCCGTCTCTTCCCCTGCGCGAGGTTTACCGTGGCGTGGACAAAGCGCTGACGTCCTTTTTGAGCGAGCGTTTCTACGACGGCTCGCTGACCCGGTTGCCGTCAGGATCGGAAGTTACAGGTGCGGCCCGCGCACTGACAGTGGAGTACCTGCCGGACGGCACAGGCATGCCGAGCGCCGATCACGACGGCGTTGAAAGCGTCGCGGCCGAGGTCACGAGGGCGGTGGACCTGGTTTTCGAGCACATCCGCTCCCGTCCCAGCTACTCGCTTGCCGTTGTTACGGCCAGCGCCCGCCACGCACAGCGCGTGGGGGAGGCAGTGCGCTTTGCCATGGCGGATGCTCCCTGGGCTGCCGACTTCTTCAAACCCGGTAGGGAATCCTTCCGGGTTGTGCCGATCGATCGTGCGGCAGGTCTGACGCGCGACGCCGTCATCTTCTCGCTCGGATTCGGGCGCACCCCGCATGGCAGGGCCCTGCACAACTTCGGTCCGCTGTCCGTGCCGGGCGGTCGTGGAACATTCGTCACCGCCCTGACCCGCGCGCGTTACCGTCTGCATGTGCTGACGTGCTTCCGCCCGGAGGACCTCGACCCTGAACGGCTCGGACATGGCGCGCTCGACTTCTATGAGCTGCTGCGCCGGGAACTCTCCGGCGGAGAACAGCAATCAACGTCCACGCCGGTCGACTCCACAAACGAGGATCCGCTCGTGGCCGATCTCATTGAACGCCTCCGCAACCGGGGCGGCAACGTCTCAGCACATCCTGAGGGCGTCCTGGATATTGTGGCGACCGGCTCCCGGCTGGGGAGTGACGGCGATGACCCTGATCAATACGTTCCACCGATGGCCATCGAGTCTGACGGTACAGAGCGCTACCGGGCGCTGACCGTGCGTGAACGCAGCAGGTTGCGCCCCCAGCTTCTGGAGCGGATGGGCTGGCGCTATATGCCGCTTTGGACGATTGAAGTGTTCACCGATCCGGAGGGTTGCGCAGACCTGGTTGGCCGGTACCTCGGACTCGCTGACGGAAACGGCCTCGCTGCAGGAAACGGAAATAACATGAACTCGGGAACCCCAAACGGGACTCCAGCCGAAGACGATGTCCGCGCTGCAGGGGACATCCGAGCTGCAGGGGAGGCTCCCGCAACCGAGGGCGTCGTTGGCAGCGACGGGCAAGCGCAGGAGGAGTCGCCTGAGCAGGAGGGCCAGGATTCCCTGGCCGCCCAGCCGAGTTCAGCGGCTTCAACATCATCCGGAGCGCACGGGGACGTTATCCCGCAGCGCGCCGCTGAAGACGACCCCCGCGCCTGGAACGACGAGGATGGTAACCACGACGAATGGTTGAAGGAACAGAAACCTCCGCATTGGAGCTAG
- the guaA gene encoding glutamine-hydrolyzing GMP synthase, with translation MSTPVSPSEHQPVLVVDYGAQYAQLIARRVREADVYSEIVPHTLSTEQMLARNPVAIILSGGPSSVYAEGAPRVDPELFDAGVPVLGICYGFQAMASALGGTVAKTGLREYGSTDVAVSEGARSILEGTPDHQNAWMSHGDSVQEAPAGFDVLASTAGAPVAAFAHEGKQLYGVQWHPEVKHSAHGQRVLENFLFKGARLHPNWTTGDILEEQVERIRAQVGDSRVICGLSGGVDSAVAAALVQRAVGDQLTCVFVDHGLLREGEAEQVERDFVAATGVNLYVANEQKRFLDALEGVEDPEAKRKIIGREFIRAFEEAERAIIAEAEAHGEKIRFLVQGTLYPDVVESGGGEGAANIKSHHNVGGLPEDLQFELVEPLRTLFKDEVRAVGAQLGLPAEIVGRQPFPGPGLGIRIVGSVNQERLDLLRRADAIARAELTAAGLDNEVWQMPVVLLADVRSVGVQGDGRTYGHPIVLRPVSSEDAMTADWSRLPYELLARISNRITNEVDGVNRVVLDVTSKPPGTIEWE, from the coding sequence GTGAGTACCCCCGTTTCCCCATCAGAACACCAGCCGGTTCTTGTCGTCGATTACGGCGCCCAGTATGCACAGCTGATCGCACGCCGCGTCCGGGAAGCGGATGTGTATTCCGAAATTGTCCCGCACACCCTCAGCACTGAGCAGATGCTCGCCCGGAATCCTGTGGCGATCATCCTTTCCGGCGGGCCCTCCAGCGTGTATGCGGAAGGTGCCCCGCGCGTTGATCCGGAACTGTTCGACGCCGGTGTTCCCGTTCTGGGCATTTGCTACGGCTTCCAGGCGATGGCTTCTGCTCTCGGCGGCACCGTCGCGAAAACCGGTCTGCGGGAGTATGGATCCACCGACGTCGCGGTCTCCGAAGGCGCCCGGTCCATCCTCGAAGGCACCCCGGATCACCAGAACGCCTGGATGAGTCACGGCGATTCGGTTCAGGAAGCGCCAGCCGGCTTCGATGTTCTGGCAAGCACTGCCGGCGCTCCGGTAGCGGCGTTCGCCCACGAAGGTAAGCAGCTCTACGGTGTGCAGTGGCATCCGGAGGTGAAGCATTCGGCCCATGGGCAGCGGGTGCTCGAGAACTTCCTCTTCAAGGGAGCGCGCCTGCATCCGAACTGGACCACGGGGGACATCCTCGAGGAGCAGGTCGAGCGTATCCGGGCGCAGGTCGGGGATTCCCGCGTGATCTGCGGATTGTCCGGTGGGGTTGATTCCGCCGTCGCTGCCGCTCTCGTCCAGCGTGCTGTGGGCGACCAGCTCACCTGCGTCTTCGTTGACCACGGATTGCTGCGCGAAGGCGAGGCAGAGCAGGTCGAACGCGACTTTGTCGCCGCGACCGGCGTCAACCTCTACGTCGCCAACGAACAGAAACGGTTCCTGGACGCGCTCGAAGGCGTCGAGGATCCCGAAGCCAAACGGAAGATCATCGGACGCGAGTTCATTCGCGCTTTCGAGGAAGCCGAGCGCGCCATCATCGCCGAGGCGGAGGCGCACGGCGAGAAGATCCGCTTCCTCGTTCAGGGAACCCTGTACCCGGATGTTGTCGAGTCCGGCGGCGGCGAGGGCGCAGCCAACATCAAGAGCCACCACAACGTCGGTGGCCTGCCGGAGGACTTGCAGTTTGAGCTCGTTGAGCCGCTGCGCACGCTGTTCAAGGATGAGGTGCGCGCAGTGGGCGCCCAGCTTGGCCTACCCGCCGAGATCGTGGGACGCCAGCCGTTCCCCGGACCGGGACTCGGCATCCGCATTGTAGGGTCCGTCAACCAGGAACGGCTGGACCTGCTGCGCCGGGCAGACGCCATAGCCCGCGCGGAACTCACGGCTGCCGGCCTCGACAACGAGGTGTGGCAGATGCCTGTGGTACTCCTCGCGGATGTGCGGAGCGTTGGGGTTCAGGGTGACGGCCGCACCTACGGCCACCCCATCGTCCTGCGGCCGGTATCGAGCGAGGACGCCATGACCGCGGACTGGTCGCGTCTTCCATACGAGCTGTTGGCCCGGATCTCCAACAGGATCACCAACGAGGTCGACGGCGTCAACCGCGTGGTCCTCGACGTCACCAGCAAGCCGCCGGGAACTATCGAATGGGAGTAG
- a CDS encoding DUF3817 domain-containing protein, whose product MTTPAHRPAAKKRRFGGTHAQIRSALGFYKVLAYATGVMLLLVVVEMVAKYGFQSEIIAGGSAGALGLVNEAAADAAGGFNLSTAVLIVHGWLYVVYLIADFRLWQFMRWPFSRFVLIALGGVVPLLSFIVEKRIHRRVEEELAAHPEASKRY is encoded by the coding sequence GTGACCACACCTGCACACCGCCCTGCGGCCAAGAAGCGCCGCTTCGGAGGCACGCACGCACAGATCCGTTCGGCCCTGGGCTTCTACAAGGTGCTTGCCTATGCCACCGGCGTCATGCTGCTGCTCGTCGTGGTGGAAATGGTGGCGAAGTACGGGTTCCAGTCGGAGATCATCGCCGGCGGTTCCGCCGGGGCACTGGGACTGGTGAACGAGGCGGCAGCCGATGCCGCGGGAGGCTTCAACCTGTCCACTGCGGTCCTGATCGTTCACGGCTGGCTCTACGTCGTCTACCTGATCGCCGATTTCCGGCTGTGGCAGTTCATGCGCTGGCCCTTCTCGCGGTTCGTATTGATCGCGCTCGGCGGGGTGGTCCCACTGCTTTCCTTCATCGTGGAGAAGCGCATCCACCGCAGGGTCGAGGAAGAGCTGGCCGCGCATCCCGAAGCAAGCAAAAGGTACTGA
- a CDS encoding SURF1 family cytochrome oxidase biogenesis protein encodes MLKTALKPRWILALIFAMTIAAVFVLLSQWQFSRSQDSAPPPRSTTEQVKPLQEVFEPGVPMMATAADQMVSMEGRFLADTRVLVQTRLQGEREGLWVVSAFQVNQTNDDGAPAPPAVIPVVHGWVPDAQSAETVPETTGPATVEGRLLPTEAPVAQRPVPGQVPTLSVAELINVWDISAAYSGFVVSFNTVVDGQALAPEPPLEAVTVAPQPQETPVNWLNIFYAVEWFVFAGFAFFLWWRLVADDHRRRLEEDQDEQHEQDPLPTPPEANEVKT; translated from the coding sequence GTGTTGAAAACCGCGCTCAAGCCGCGATGGATCCTCGCGCTGATCTTCGCGATGACCATCGCTGCGGTTTTCGTCCTGTTGAGCCAGTGGCAATTCAGCCGGTCCCAGGACTCCGCACCCCCGCCGAGAAGTACCACGGAACAGGTAAAACCCCTGCAGGAAGTGTTTGAACCCGGTGTTCCCATGATGGCGACGGCGGCGGACCAGATGGTCAGCATGGAGGGCCGCTTCCTTGCAGACACTCGGGTTCTCGTCCAGACCCGCCTGCAGGGCGAGCGTGAGGGCCTATGGGTAGTCTCGGCTTTTCAGGTCAACCAAACCAACGACGACGGCGCCCCCGCGCCTCCCGCGGTCATCCCGGTGGTTCACGGCTGGGTCCCGGACGCCCAATCGGCCGAAACAGTCCCTGAAACTACCGGCCCAGCCACGGTCGAAGGCCGTCTGCTACCAACCGAGGCCCCGGTGGCCCAGCGTCCGGTCCCTGGGCAGGTCCCCACGCTGTCCGTGGCTGAGCTCATCAACGTCTGGGACATTTCCGCCGCCTACTCCGGCTTCGTGGTGTCCTTCAACACCGTCGTCGATGGGCAAGCGCTTGCACCCGAACCACCGCTGGAAGCTGTAACGGTTGCTCCGCAACCGCAGGAAACACCGGTCAACTGGCTCAACATCTTCTACGCCGTCGAATGGTTCGTCTTCGCCGGCTTCGCATTCTTCCTGTGGTGGCGCCTGGTGGCCGATGACCACCGTCGGCGGCTTGAGGAGGATCAGGACGAGCAGCACGAACAAGATCCACTCCCAACCCCGCCTGAAGCCAACGAGGTAAAAACGTGA
- a CDS encoding ABC transporter transmembrane domain-containing protein, translating into MRSYPYPDPGPPDLRTPTRYLLWLASKQKGTLAAAVVLETLLMVAQAVVPFVLGRAIDDGIIAGNTDTLLMWVSVLVALTLAQAFAGMLGHRAAISNWMQAAFKSIRLVGFKITRTGDALPQKLSTGEVVSTAASDATRLGEIFYIAARLAGALASWLVVCGLIALSSPVLALVVLLGVPASCALLLFVVRPLQARQREQRDASGKMTAVGADTVAGLRVLRGIGGEHIFVNRYRERSTDTRDAGIRVAHSLATLEASQVFIAGSFSVIFTWVGATLVLNGDIEPGQLVALFGYSIFLMTPIRTAADGVSHSIRAHVGARKIINVLSVDANVSDKGTAGAPAGPAVLVDSVSSVAVQPGRLTALVSADPRSSADLATRLGRFDDAVLREAVVRWGESALHEVPLDEVRTRIVVSEASPQLFTGSLRSQLDPHGRHSDADILAALEASSALDILDGLEGGLDHEVTERGRGFSGGQRQRLVFARALLTDAETLVLIEPTSAVDAHTESRIAARLGSARGTPGQTTVVVTASPLMLGVMDHVVFLEDGRLSTEGTHQELMSSIPAYRNVVIRSE; encoded by the coding sequence GTGCGCTCGTACCCCTACCCCGATCCAGGCCCTCCTGACCTTCGTACTCCTACCCGCTACCTTTTGTGGCTGGCATCGAAGCAGAAGGGCACGCTGGCGGCCGCCGTTGTACTGGAAACGCTCCTCATGGTGGCGCAGGCAGTGGTGCCCTTTGTGCTCGGCCGTGCAATCGACGATGGCATCATCGCAGGCAACACCGACACGCTGCTGATGTGGGTCTCGGTGCTGGTCGCATTGACGCTGGCGCAGGCCTTCGCCGGCATGCTGGGACACCGCGCGGCGATCAGCAACTGGATGCAGGCGGCCTTCAAGTCGATTCGCCTCGTGGGCTTCAAAATCACGCGGACCGGCGACGCGCTGCCGCAGAAGCTCTCCACGGGTGAGGTTGTCTCCACCGCAGCATCAGATGCCACGCGCCTGGGCGAAATTTTCTATATAGCGGCCCGGCTTGCCGGCGCTCTCGCTTCCTGGCTGGTCGTGTGCGGTCTGATAGCGCTGAGCTCACCTGTGCTTGCCCTGGTGGTGCTTCTCGGCGTTCCAGCGAGCTGTGCACTGCTGTTGTTCGTGGTGCGTCCGCTGCAGGCACGTCAGCGTGAACAACGCGACGCGTCCGGCAAGATGACCGCTGTCGGCGCGGACACCGTGGCTGGCCTGCGTGTCCTGCGCGGCATCGGAGGAGAGCACATCTTCGTCAACCGTTACCGCGAGCGATCCACGGACACCCGCGACGCCGGCATCCGCGTAGCGCATTCGCTGGCAACGCTGGAGGCGTCACAGGTTTTCATCGCCGGTTCCTTCAGCGTGATTTTCACCTGGGTGGGCGCCACGCTGGTGCTCAACGGCGATATTGAGCCGGGCCAGCTCGTTGCCCTGTTTGGATACTCGATCTTCCTCATGACGCCGATCCGCACGGCAGCCGACGGCGTCTCACACTCGATCCGTGCGCATGTGGGCGCGCGGAAGATCATCAACGTCCTGTCCGTGGACGCGAACGTCTCCGACAAGGGAACCGCCGGTGCCCCGGCAGGTCCCGCAGTGCTTGTGGACTCCGTCAGTTCCGTGGCCGTTCAGCCCGGCCGTTTGACCGCGCTGGTGTCGGCTGACCCGCGCTCTTCGGCGGATCTCGCGACCCGCCTGGGCCGATTCGATGACGCGGTGCTGCGCGAGGCAGTTGTCCGGTGGGGCGAATCTGCGTTGCACGAGGTGCCGCTGGATGAGGTCCGGACCCGGATTGTGGTGAGCGAGGCAAGTCCGCAGTTGTTCACCGGCAGTCTTCGTAGTCAGCTGGATCCGCACGGGCGCCATTCCGACGCCGATATCCTCGCAGCACTTGAGGCGTCCAGCGCGCTGGACATCCTCGACGGGCTGGAGGGTGGGCTCGACCACGAGGTAACCGAACGCGGCCGCGGGTTCTCGGGTGGACAGCGGCAGCGGCTGGTGTTCGCACGGGCGCTACTGACTGACGCCGAAACGCTGGTGCTCATCGAGCCAACGAGCGCCGTCGACGCGCACACGGAGTCCCGCATTGCCGCGCGGCTGGGAAGTGCGCGGGGAACGCCTGGCCAGACCACCGTCGTCGTAACCGCAAGCCCGTTGATGCTCGGGGTAATGGACCACGTCGTCTTCCTCGAGGACGGGCGTCTCAGCACCGAAGGAACACACCAGGAACTGATGTCCAGCATCCCTGCCTACCGAAACGTGGTGATTCGCAGTGAGTGA